The proteins below come from a single Zea mays cultivar B73 chromosome 8, Zm-B73-REFERENCE-NAM-5.0, whole genome shotgun sequence genomic window:
- the LOC109941811 gene encoding uncharacterized protein, producing METTTHKQAREAVDLAAGGCGEEGSPQADAKRLRPQDLLDMLEDDTDTAAVGDLASVMRRASDDELGLPPSGAASSSEEEAGRAGAPKLALDGQIWAFEGGGILSFLAGGGMDWAAVSGSPSWGAAATDPGSTMLSFAGLSSSATDAEVRLQDFVAGRVEVEATAASITHGRGRR from the exons atggaGACAACAACA CACAAGCAGGCGCGGGAGGCGGTCGACCTCGCCGCCGGAGGCTGCGGAGAGGAGGGCTCGCCGCAGGCCGACGCCAAGAGGCTACGGCCGCAGGACCTGCTCGACATGCTGGAGGACGACACCGACACGGCCGCGGTCGGCGACCTAGCGTCGGTCATGCGGAGGGCCTCGGACGACGAGCTGGGGTTGCCGCCGTCGGGCGCCGCCTCCTCTTCGGAGGAGGAGGCTGGGCGCGCGGGGGCGCCGAAGCTCGCGCTCGACGGCCAGATCTGGGCCTTCGAGGGTGGAGGCATCCTTTCGTTCTTGGCCGGCGGCGGCATGGACTGGGCAGCGGTTTCCGGGTCTCCGTCGTGGGGCGCGGCGGCGACGGACCCCGGCTCGACCATGCTGTCCTTCGCAGGCCTGTCCTCCTCCGCCACCGACGCCGAGGTGCGGCTCCAGGATTTTGTCGCGGGTCGCGTGGAAGTGGAAGCGACGGCTGCGAGCATCACGCACGGACGGGGAAGGCGATAG